From the genome of Chroicocephalus ridibundus chromosome 1, bChrRid1.1, whole genome shotgun sequence, one region includes:
- the RNF6 gene encoding E3 ubiquitin-protein ligase RNF6 isoform X2 — translation MDRFRHRAGNGNEQASSRGPSRGEDERQRQLERLSREEAYYQFINELNEDDYRLMRDSNLLGTPGEITAEELHQRLEGAKERLASQTDLNNREGEGRTVGDSDVLGENSNGDSLLEWLNTFRRTGNATRSGQNGNQTWRAVSRTNPNSGEFRFSLEININHEHNSSETAGEEYDSSRTSSDRRHQRAVSPVTSRTRSRTAREANSEASSTARTRSVRSSVAQSSEAASHPVLGRLRSRTRELTGLSQTNSAHNNSAATGEQRETQERGTSTGVRRGRARTTVQMSANQRLEILRLRSTLSSRSRSPLQRQGDTEEHVQRQDRNAQQANRSRRQTARPSPQPDEEQARGNTQTSQPSGVAPSSGVTLGEEESSRPVAAVRRHPTITLDLQVRRIRPGENRDRDSIASRTRSRVGMSENTVTFESDSGGFRRTISRSERAGIRTYVSTIRIPLRRISETGLGEPSSVALRSILRQIMTGFGELSSLMETESNSEVQRGGHRLADLQSEQSNLSSANRSSDPREISSRNGHAVEGSRETNRQSYDTRRYGRSNENQDNRRSQDANNLVENGTLPILRLAHFFLLNEDDDDDRLRGLTKEQIDNLSTRSYGDTHTENEMSKTCSVCINEYVTGNKLRQLPCMHEFHIHCIDRWLSENSTCPICRQPVLGSNATDNG, via the exons ATGGATCGCTTTCGGCACCGTGCAGGAAATGGCAATGAGCAGGCATCATCGAGAGGGCCTAGTCGTGGGGAAGATGAGAGACAGCGACAGCTGGAGCGCCTCAGCAGGGAGGAGGCCTATTACCAATTCATTAATGAACTCAATGAAGATGACTACAGGTTAATGAGAGACAGCAACCTGCTTGGCACACCTG ggGAAATAACAGCAGAAGAGCTGCATCAGCGCTTGGAGGGGGCTAAGGAGCGTCTGGCATCACAGACTGATCTGAATAACAGAGAAGGTGAAGGCAGAACTGTTGGAG attCTGATGTTCTTGGAGAAAACTCAAATGGTGACTCTTTGCTTGAATGGCTGAACACATTTCGTCGCACAGGAAATGCCACTCGCAGTGGACAGAATGGGAACCAAACCTGGAGAGCCGTGAGTCGAACAAATCCAAACAGTGGGGAGTTTCGATTTAGTCTTGAAATCAACATAAATCATGAGCATAACAGTTCTGAAACTGCTGGTGAGGAGTATGATAGTAGCAGAACATCTTCAGATAGAAGACATCAAAGAGCTGTCAGTCCAGTAACATCACGAACGAGGAGCAGGACTGCAAGAGAGGCAAACAGTGAGGCTTCAAGCACTGCAAGGACCAGGTCTGTAAGAAGTTCTGTGGCACAAAGCTCTGAAGCAGCCTCTCATCCAGTCTTGGGGAGGCTCAGGAGTAGAACGAGGGAGTTGACAGGCCTTTCCCAAACAAATAGTGCACATAATAATTCTGCAGCTACTGGTGAACAAAGAGAAACGCAAGAAAGAGGTACTTCTACAGGAGTCAGAAGAGGTAGAGCTAGAACTACTGTTCAGATGAGTGCAAACCAAAGACTAGAAATTCTGCGGCTGAGGTCTACTTTAAGTAGCCGAAGCCGCTCTCCGCTGCAAAGGCAAGGCGATACTGAGGAACACGTGCAGAGGCAGGATAGAAATGCACAGCAAGCCAACAGAAGTAGAAGACAAACAGCTCGGCCTTCTCCACAGCCTGACGAAGAACAAGCAAGAGGTAACACTCAGACTTCTCAACCGTCTGGTGTAGCCCCATCCTCAGGAGTGACTTTGGGAGAGGAGGAATCTAGTAGGCCAGTAGCTGCTGTCAGAAGGCATCCAACAATTACGTTAGATCTTCAGGTGAGAAGAATTCGtcctggagaaaacagagatCGGGACAGTATTGCCAGTAGAACTCGTTCTAGAGTAGGAATGTCAGAAAACACAGTTACCTTTGAAAGTGACAGTGGGGGATTTCGGCGTACAATATCACGATCAGAACGTGCGGGTATTCGAACCTACGTTAGCACTATACGGATACCTCTTCGTCGGATTTCAGAAACTGGGCTTGGGGAACCTTCATCAGTGGCTCTTCGATCAATCCTTAGACAAATTATGACAGGCTTTGGAGAACTGAGTTCTTTAATGGAAACTGAATCTAACTCAGAAGTGCAAAGAGGTGGTCATCGCTTAGCGGATCTACAGTCAGAGCAGAGTAACTTAAGTTCAGCAAACCGTAGCAGTGATCCACGTGAGATTTCATCTAGAAATGGGCATGCAgtagaaggcagcagggaaacaAACAGACAGAGTTATGATACTCGACGCTATGGTCGCAGTAATGAAAACCAAGATAACAGGCGATCTCAAGATGCTAACAACCTAGTGGAAAATGGAACGCTGCCCATACTTCGACTTGCCCACTTCTTCTTGCTGAATGAAGACGACGATGACGATCGTTTAAGAGGTTTAACCAAAGAGCAGATTGACAATCTTTCTACCCGGAGCTATGGGGATActcacactgaaaatgaaatgagTAAAACGTGTAGTGTTTGCATTAATGAGTATGTGACAGGGAATAAGCTAAGGCAGTTACCTTGTATGCATGAATTTCATATTCATTGTATTGATCGCTGGCTTTCTGAAAACTCTACTTGCCCAATTTGTCGGCAGCCTGTATTGGGGTCTAATGCCACAGACAATGGCTAA
- the RNF6 gene encoding E3 ubiquitin-protein ligase RNF6 isoform X1, with translation MGWKIRRPRMHQSGSHKEHKKGQPGIIIMDRFRHRAGNGNEQASSRGPSRGEDERQRQLERLSREEAYYQFINELNEDDYRLMRDSNLLGTPGEITAEELHQRLEGAKERLASQTDLNNREGEGRTVGDSDVLGENSNGDSLLEWLNTFRRTGNATRSGQNGNQTWRAVSRTNPNSGEFRFSLEININHEHNSSETAGEEYDSSRTSSDRRHQRAVSPVTSRTRSRTAREANSEASSTARTRSVRSSVAQSSEAASHPVLGRLRSRTRELTGLSQTNSAHNNSAATGEQRETQERGTSTGVRRGRARTTVQMSANQRLEILRLRSTLSSRSRSPLQRQGDTEEHVQRQDRNAQQANRSRRQTARPSPQPDEEQARGNTQTSQPSGVAPSSGVTLGEEESSRPVAAVRRHPTITLDLQVRRIRPGENRDRDSIASRTRSRVGMSENTVTFESDSGGFRRTISRSERAGIRTYVSTIRIPLRRISETGLGEPSSVALRSILRQIMTGFGELSSLMETESNSEVQRGGHRLADLQSEQSNLSSANRSSDPREISSRNGHAVEGSRETNRQSYDTRRYGRSNENQDNRRSQDANNLVENGTLPILRLAHFFLLNEDDDDDRLRGLTKEQIDNLSTRSYGDTHTENEMSKTCSVCINEYVTGNKLRQLPCMHEFHIHCIDRWLSENSTCPICRQPVLGSNATDNG, from the exons ATGGGGTGGAAAATAAGGAGACCGAGGATGCATCAGAGTGGATCCCACAAAGAACATAAGAAAG GACAGCCTGGCATTATCATTATGGATCGCTTTCGGCACCGTGCAGGAAATGGCAATGAGCAGGCATCATCGAGAGGGCCTAGTCGTGGGGAAGATGAGAGACAGCGACAGCTGGAGCGCCTCAGCAGGGAGGAGGCCTATTACCAATTCATTAATGAACTCAATGAAGATGACTACAGGTTAATGAGAGACAGCAACCTGCTTGGCACACCTG ggGAAATAACAGCAGAAGAGCTGCATCAGCGCTTGGAGGGGGCTAAGGAGCGTCTGGCATCACAGACTGATCTGAATAACAGAGAAGGTGAAGGCAGAACTGTTGGAG attCTGATGTTCTTGGAGAAAACTCAAATGGTGACTCTTTGCTTGAATGGCTGAACACATTTCGTCGCACAGGAAATGCCACTCGCAGTGGACAGAATGGGAACCAAACCTGGAGAGCCGTGAGTCGAACAAATCCAAACAGTGGGGAGTTTCGATTTAGTCTTGAAATCAACATAAATCATGAGCATAACAGTTCTGAAACTGCTGGTGAGGAGTATGATAGTAGCAGAACATCTTCAGATAGAAGACATCAAAGAGCTGTCAGTCCAGTAACATCACGAACGAGGAGCAGGACTGCAAGAGAGGCAAACAGTGAGGCTTCAAGCACTGCAAGGACCAGGTCTGTAAGAAGTTCTGTGGCACAAAGCTCTGAAGCAGCCTCTCATCCAGTCTTGGGGAGGCTCAGGAGTAGAACGAGGGAGTTGACAGGCCTTTCCCAAACAAATAGTGCACATAATAATTCTGCAGCTACTGGTGAACAAAGAGAAACGCAAGAAAGAGGTACTTCTACAGGAGTCAGAAGAGGTAGAGCTAGAACTACTGTTCAGATGAGTGCAAACCAAAGACTAGAAATTCTGCGGCTGAGGTCTACTTTAAGTAGCCGAAGCCGCTCTCCGCTGCAAAGGCAAGGCGATACTGAGGAACACGTGCAGAGGCAGGATAGAAATGCACAGCAAGCCAACAGAAGTAGAAGACAAACAGCTCGGCCTTCTCCACAGCCTGACGAAGAACAAGCAAGAGGTAACACTCAGACTTCTCAACCGTCTGGTGTAGCCCCATCCTCAGGAGTGACTTTGGGAGAGGAGGAATCTAGTAGGCCAGTAGCTGCTGTCAGAAGGCATCCAACAATTACGTTAGATCTTCAGGTGAGAAGAATTCGtcctggagaaaacagagatCGGGACAGTATTGCCAGTAGAACTCGTTCTAGAGTAGGAATGTCAGAAAACACAGTTACCTTTGAAAGTGACAGTGGGGGATTTCGGCGTACAATATCACGATCAGAACGTGCGGGTATTCGAACCTACGTTAGCACTATACGGATACCTCTTCGTCGGATTTCAGAAACTGGGCTTGGGGAACCTTCATCAGTGGCTCTTCGATCAATCCTTAGACAAATTATGACAGGCTTTGGAGAACTGAGTTCTTTAATGGAAACTGAATCTAACTCAGAAGTGCAAAGAGGTGGTCATCGCTTAGCGGATCTACAGTCAGAGCAGAGTAACTTAAGTTCAGCAAACCGTAGCAGTGATCCACGTGAGATTTCATCTAGAAATGGGCATGCAgtagaaggcagcagggaaacaAACAGACAGAGTTATGATACTCGACGCTATGGTCGCAGTAATGAAAACCAAGATAACAGGCGATCTCAAGATGCTAACAACCTAGTGGAAAATGGAACGCTGCCCATACTTCGACTTGCCCACTTCTTCTTGCTGAATGAAGACGACGATGACGATCGTTTAAGAGGTTTAACCAAAGAGCAGATTGACAATCTTTCTACCCGGAGCTATGGGGATActcacactgaaaatgaaatgagTAAAACGTGTAGTGTTTGCATTAATGAGTATGTGACAGGGAATAAGCTAAGGCAGTTACCTTGTATGCATGAATTTCATATTCATTGTATTGATCGCTGGCTTTCTGAAAACTCTACTTGCCCAATTTGTCGGCAGCCTGTATTGGGGTCTAATGCCACAGACAATGGCTAA